In one Papio anubis isolate 15944 chromosome 11, Panubis1.0, whole genome shotgun sequence genomic region, the following are encoded:
- the PCBD1 gene encoding pterin-4-alpha-carbinolamine dehydratase — translation MLHPSSLKQARRIGSEQRGKYWKEAGRARPWLGTLIITGGRSERGPAPGRPPARPAAACPLRRPPAAARAMAGKAHRLSAEERDQLLPNLRAVGWNELEGRDAIFKQFHFKDFNRAFGFMTRVALQAEKLDHHPEWFNVYNKVHITLSTHECAGLSERDINLASFIEQVAVSMT, via the exons ATGCTTCACCCTAGCTCCCTGAAACAAGCTCGGAGGATTGGCTCTGAGCAGCGAGGAAAGTACTGGAAGGAAGCAGGCCGAGCGCGACCCTGGCTGGGGACGTTAATCATTACCGGAGGGCGGTCCGAGCGCGGCCCCGCCCCGGGACGGCCGCCTGCGCGCCCGGCCGCCGCCTGCCCTCTCCGCCGGCCACCTGCTGCCGCCCGCGCCATG GCTGGCAAAGCACACAGGCTGAGTGCTGAGGAGAGGGACCAGCTGCTGCCAAACCTGAGGGCCGTGGGGTGGAATGAGCTGGAAGGCCGCGATGCCATCTTCAAGCAGTTTCATTTCAAAGACTTCAACAGG GCCTTTGGGTTCATGACAAGAGTGGCCCTGCAGGCTGAGAAACTGGACCACCATCCTGAATGGTTTAACGTGTACAATAAG GTTCACATCACGCTGAGCACCCATGAGTGTGCTGGCCTTTCAGAACGGGACATAAACCTGGCTAGCTTCATCGAACAAGTAGCAGTGTCCATGACGTAG